GCGGCAACCGTGCGCGAAAGCCGCATCACCCGCGCCATGCTGCGCGATGCCGGAGAAATCCGCCTGAGCAACGCCCTGCGCGGTGTGTTTGCGGTGGACTTGGCAAAATAAGCCGAAACCTTTGCAAAATTCTTTGAGGCCGTCTGAAATGCTTAAATTCCGTCATTCCCTCCTGCGCGGGAATGACGATAATCGGATGTTTCAGACGGCCTGAACATGACTTTTCTCAATTCCTCCCCAACCAACCATTGCCCGTCCTCCCCCGTCTGCCTACAATGTGCCGGAACCTACCCCGAAAGGAGCCAGCCATGAAAGGCATTCTGATTCTGAAAGACCCCGACTACCGCGCCGTGTTCAGCAGCAACATTTCCGAAGGCGACCTGCCCGCAGGCGATGTAACCGTGCGCGTGAAATATTCCACCCTCAACTACAAAGACGCCCTCGCCATCACCGGCAAGGGGCTGATTATCCGCAACTTCCCCATGGTGCCCGGCATCGATTTCGCCGGCGAAGTGATCGAAAGCCAAAGCAGCGCCTACCGGGCGGGCGACGAAGTGATTCTCAACGGCTGGGGCGTAGGCGAAAACCATTGGGGCGGGCTGGCCGAACTCGCCCGTGTGCCTGCGCAATACCTCACCCCCAAACCCGACGGACTCAGCCTGAAAGACTGCATGGCCGCAGGCACCGCAGGCTACACCGCCATGCTGTGCGTGCAGGCGCTGGCGAAAAACGGCGTTACCCCCGACAAAGGCGACATCGTGGTGAGCGGAGCCAACGGCGGCGTGGGCAGCTTCGCCACCGCCCTGCTCGCCAAACTCGGCTACACCGTTACCGCGCTGACCCGCCGCACCCATGAATCCGCCTATTTAACCGATGTTTTAGGCGCCGCCGCCGTAATGGATGGCAGCGAATACCGCGCCAAAGGCAAACCGCTGGCCAAAGAACGCTGGGCGGGCGCCGTCGATACGCTGGGCAGCCACACCTTGGCCAACATCTGCGCCGCCACCCGCTACGGCGGCACCGTGGCGGCCTGCGGCTTGGCACAGGGCATGGATTTTGACGGCACGGTCGCCCCGTTTATCCTGCGCGGCATCACGCTTGCCGGTATCGACAGCGTGATGCGCCCCGCCGCCGACCGCCTGACCGCCTGGAGCGAACTGGCCGCCCTGCTCGGCGGCTCAAGCCTGCTGCAAGCGATAGGCTGCCATGAAATCGGTTTGGAAGAAGTGCCCCAAACCGCCGAACGCCTGATTAACGGCGAAATCCGCGGGCGCGTGGTGGTGGCGGTTTAACCTGTTGCAAACGCAAAACAGATAAAGCAAAGGCCGTCTGAAAAATATTTTCAGGCGGCCTTTGCTTCAACCTGTTACAGGCAGAATCTTACTGCTTAAATAACAGCAGCATTCTGCACGGTATCTTCGGTGTAGAAAGCCATTTCGTTGGCGGCATAGGCGGCTGTATCTGCCATGCCGACACCCGCACCCGCAGCGGCTTGCGAACCGTCGGACAAGGCGGCCAAGCCGTTTTCAAGCACTTGTGCGCCGTTGCTTTCCAACAGGCCGTCTGAAACGGCTGCCGTGCTGCCTTCCTCAGCAGGCAGGTTGGCACTGTGAACGGTTAACACGCTGCCTTCGGTAGATGCCGACAAAATGGTGGTAGAGCCTAAATCACCGCTGTACAGATAAGCGTCGGG
The sequence above is a segment of the Neisseria dentiae genome. Coding sequences within it:
- the acuI gene encoding acrylyl-CoA reductase (NADPH), with product MKGILILKDPDYRAVFSSNISEGDLPAGDVTVRVKYSTLNYKDALAITGKGLIIRNFPMVPGIDFAGEVIESQSSAYRAGDEVILNGWGVGENHWGGLAELARVPAQYLTPKPDGLSLKDCMAAGTAGYTAMLCVQALAKNGVTPDKGDIVVSGANGGVGSFATALLAKLGYTVTALTRRTHESAYLTDVLGAAAVMDGSEYRAKGKPLAKERWAGAVDTLGSHTLANICAATRYGGTVAACGLAQGMDFDGTVAPFILRGITLAGIDSVMRPAADRLTAWSELAALLGGSSLLQAIGCHEIGLEEVPQTAERLINGEIRGRVVVAV